The segment AAtagaatttaaataaaaaaaagggatagaaattcaattagataatgtcatggttTAGCATCAGGCCATGAAGATGCACATGCAATGGACtatgagaaaaaatagagaaagggTTAACAAATATGATATCATCTCATGAATTTACCCTAACTCTTACCTTAAGCACCCATGTTTCTCCCTTGTATCCCTCAAACCATTTTTATGGTTTGGATGGATAGCAATGCATCGAAGACATGGtgcaaaaaatatgattttattattGATAAATCAGTTGACCATTTTGTATGAAATGTTTAATCAGGCTTGAGTACCAATTTAAACTCAACTGCAGAATTTGCTTCATGATCTATGTTTTTCTTATTCGTTTTCTAAATTTGGAGCTTTGGACTTGATGCAATAGCACCTTTTTGTTCAATCCTGAAACACTCTTAGGTCCAATATGTAATGTCAATGGACTACAATGTTAAAAGtaatgccttaggcattgtatgACTTGTTTGTATTGTTAATTTTGTTGGAAATCCATGTAAAAAGATGGCCCCACATTGGTAATAGAAAACTTATAACTGCTTATATACACCAAGTCTTTTGGATTCGGACTCCATCTCTTTCACAATTCCAAGAAATTTGAATCTATCGGAGCAGTTATTAACATAAAAACAAGTGGTTTGATTGATGAACATATGCAAATATTTGCTAATAATCCCTCTATGCAAAAGAGAGTACATGTATTTATATGTAGAATAATTCATTTAAGTATTTGACATAAATCAACTCATTTGTATGCAGATGAGAGTACAACCTATTTGTATGTAGAAGAGAGTGTGTTAACCTTAGCTATCATATTTTCATTGGTGCCTCTATGATTTCATGTTGTATACACCACAtagtaaattttataaattacagTCTACAAAAGTTCGTGAATGTTAGCCATCAGATTTTTGTTAGTGTTAGGGCTTAATGCCAGCATTATGTTTTAAAATTTGTggtgaaaaaatttttagtaGCCTAGTTAACACATGCACTACTTTAAATACTTCCCATTAATAgttatttgaaattaattttagataatattgTCTTAAGGTCAGAGTATGAGCTATGGAAAATTATTAAGCAGCAGATTACTTTTCAAAACTAGTAAGAATTTCAAGCATGGAAAACTGTTAAAGCATGAGAGCATTTTTCCATCATCTGTTGATGGAATCAGTTGATACTCTCAGTTGCAGCAATATAACCCTAGGGTGGCCCAATGATCTTGAGGTTTTCCAAATGCTGTGTCATTTCATGCCCAACACAGTTACAGAGAAGCTAATGGAGCGGTAGATTGGTTGGCATCATTTGTCATAGAATATTCTATTGGCAATTTTTGGTCTAACTCTTATTGTCCTTCTTTAGAATTTTGTGACATCTTATTTTTTGATTCCCTTGAATGTACTCATATTTATTGGGTATGAAAAATCCGatttaatagaaaaaaaagggGCCCAATGATCTCAGGAAAAGGTCAAGGAGTTCCAAATATTTTGACATACTTGGTACAACAAAGGTTCTAAAAGTCGCAATCATATTACCAAGATTAAGTTGACAAGCTTCTAAAATAATGCAATTGATTAGCAAATTGGCTTGCTCAAGATAGTATTTAGCCAAAGAGTAATGGTTGCCTTAGAATCTGTATAAAAATAAAGTAcgagtatttttttattatgaacATTTTCTGACATCACAAacataagcaaaaaaaaaaaatgtgattTCACTGGCCAATGATTGGATCATGGTGTCTCTCGAGACTTGAGAATGTAAATCAATTTTATGCAAATTTCAAAATCACCTTCTAATTGAAATGACTAAtcttgaatatatatgatatcgcTTCCGCATTCTTTTTTTGTAAGAGAGCTGCAAAAATGATCCAAAATTCTTCCACGGATATTAAATGCAATCTTTGAAGATATTAGGATGGCTTGGGCATCATACTAAAGACAAATATTATCTAAGATCTTGATGAGATATCCTGTAAAACATTGGGATAGAGTACTACCGTGAGTGTTGAGACAAGACCGTTCCGTTATTATTCTAGCATCTTGATCGACACATCTTGCAATATTTCCCATTTCAAACATCAAATCGGAGTGCGATAGTGGCACATCCCATTTTATAAGCAAACCAGGACAATCATATCTCATGGAAGAACTCTTTCTTTGTCGAGTAACTCAGTACTTACACCTAAATAAAATCAAACATATATCAAATATTATTATTGGGCTTAGCTTTTGAGTGAGCCAAGAATTATAAGTACTTGTTTGCACCAGTTGTTTTGTTGTAAGGCTAAGGTAGTGTTAGGTTGAGCCAATCatcttatattattaaaatttcaaaaaaactaTAAAAAACATGGATTgcctcattatatatatataatctctctctctctctctctctctctctctctctctctctatatatatatatatatataaggattTTACTACCCATTATTGAATTGTATCCATCCATTACTCATCCCAACTTATGTTACTAGAATTAATTGATGTTATTAATTGCATTAATATGCTCATCTGGCTTTATGATTCTAGCtaataatttcataatttttaaatatttattttcatagTGGTTCTATAAATAGTCAAGCATATCATAAGAGCAATCTAATAAAGGATTCAAGTTGTATCCTTGGTGTGAAATAATGTTTGATCTTCTTTTGTAATGTCAatcattaaattatatttttaataatttttaaaatcctctaatttttttttttgatctaccATCACGAGACGTATGCCACACAAACATACAACCTGCACCCTCTAACAAAAGCACTGGGCTAAGCATCAGATTGGTAGCTTCAATTCTTCTCGTAGGATATTCCTATATTTTATCTACATGATAGCTTTagacatatcaaaaaaataaaaaaaaaaaattttgttaagaTTTCTTTTCGCCTTAAAATCAACAGATGAATGCATTCCCGAGATGCATAGCTGATggaaatccatcatatagattgcttctttttttttaggtACAAATATAGATTGATTTTTTAAGCTAGTAAAAAATTGGACTACATAACATTAAGATATATCTTGATAGTGAGAATAAATAATACAGTTTTTGTTACTTAGTGAAAAAACAATGAACGCGGATTAAAAGCCAGCTCCGCAGCCGTCGTACCGGAACAAAATTTCATCTCAGCCGATGTGGGGCTAAAATCTCACGACGAATAGAAAGCCGACGAACGGTTCTCATCCCTCCACGCCACCTCTGGTGTTCTCCAAGAACCAGGCGGGGAGCAAATGAACCGAGGAGGTCTGTGGCCATGGCTTCGTTCCCACCCAACCCACCGGCGGTTTCCCCGAAAACACCCCTAAACTTCTCTCTAATACCGAGCATGTCCGAGATAATGGAGTCGTCCAGAGCCCAGGGGCTCCGCCTCCGGCTCCGGTCCCTGGGGCCCTTCTTCCGGGTCCGGGCGGAGGGCGAGGGCGGGGCGGAGCTCGGCAGGGCAGAGGGAGTAATTAGGCCGTGGCTCAAGGGCAAAGTTCTGCACTTGGACTCCATGAGGATGGCAAGGGAGACGCTCGCCATGGACCGGTCCATCTTCGGCCTGGGCCTCTTCCTCGGGGCCGTCGCGGTCCGGCATGGGTTCGACCGGGGTTGCACCCGAGCAGAGCTCCTCGCCATCAACGACTCCCCTCTCTATCACTCCAAGGTCAAGTAAATGCTTCACAATTCTTGATCATATCATGATAAAAGAACAATGCCCTCTTGGTTTTGTATGCAAGTGTGCTACTCCAGTTAATATAGAAGGATTTATTCGTACTAGCCTTTGAATTAGTTCGAAGCAAGTGATTCGTGAGTCAAAATTGtatgttaaaaaattatgaaacaattTGTTTTTTCTTATGAATATTTTGTGACATCAGAAACGTAAATTAAAAAGCTTGTTCAACATGAGCAGGACTGGGTTGTGGTGTTGTTCCAAAACTTTTTAAGGGAATTTCTTGTTGAAAGTGGACTAATCCCTTGCTATTGCAAAGCAGTTTTAGAAACTAAAGTTGCATTAGTTTGACATTAGAAAGGTCTGGTAAATAGCGAAGGAAATTCTTATTTCTAAGTAGACTTTGTATGACTCGAAATGGAGAACTTGAACATGATAAAGGAATGAGTTTTTGAtgcaatagataaaaattaacaaGTTTATGTCCTCCCGTACGGAAATGTGTAGTTAGTTTGGAAATTGACAGAAATTAAGATACGTTTGCTTGCTGTTAAGTTATAAAATGTGTCATGGATATGTAAATGGATTGCCACATATGATTAGGGGTCTTAACTACAGGTGTTAGAGCAATATGCTGAAAGGGGAAAACTAACGAAGAAAATCTTGATGGGATAgtgtaaaatatataaataagaaAGTAAGGAGACAAGACTTGCCCCATTGAAATGGTATCATGGAGAAACAAATTATTTGCAAAATTCAATATCAGCAAAACCCAACTAGGCATTACATAACTCAAGTCGAAGAACTTGAACGAGAAATAAGCCAACTAGTTTATGCAATGCATTAACAGCGTTTGTCACTATATTGATATTGATATGCTTGTGTTTTTTTCTTGTTATAGTATTATAATGTATGCTAGTTGATTTAGGTCACTAACTTATCATTGAGCTCAAGGAATTTTATTATTAAGGTGTTACAGTTACACATTGAAGGGGAAAAAATAGCATAATGGTACAATGTAAACATGTAGATAAGAAAGTTGGAAATGCATCATCGTCATCACCAGGTCAAGAAAGCTGTATGGAAGAATTGGGCACCTTGTACATGGCCTATCAGGCTAATGTCAAACATTGATAAATTGTTGACAAAACCCTGGTGAAAGCAAATTTTAGGCAAGTCACAAGCCTGCGAAGAAACATTCAAGGTCAGTTAGGAAATGCATAAAAGCTTATTAGAGTGGATGATATAAGGAGTCCTATATATTAGAATGAAAGAAGTCAAATTTTACCTTTCCTTGCTGAGGTTTCTCATGCAAATTAATTTCTTGCTGGGATATTTTGCCACCTAGCTCTGCATCTGCGTGTGCAGCATTATAGGACTATTAGTGGTTGTCTATTTTGAGATTATTTCATGGTGATTTTGAATGACAGCTTGTTCGGTTCTACACAAGGATGGGTTTCAAGGTAGTACATGAAGTCGATGGCTCGTCAATGGGAGACCTGGCTCATATGTTGGTGTGGGGAGGTAGAGGAACTAGAATGGATGCTAGCATTGAGGAGCTTCTTATGAAATGGGGCAAAAGGTTTAAACCTCAAAGTCAATACAGTTCCTTATGATCATGTTTATTCTGTACATCCAAATGCACATTCATGGTAGTATCTTCTTGAggtatttttcttccttttcctcaTTGTCTATGTTATTTGGAGCTTGTGTCTAAGATGTATAAGTATCATGGATTTCATTCTTATGTCGAGTCCTTATAATTCCACAGCTGATGTTGTCAAAGAAAGCTTGTTTACATTGGATCATGGTATATTACCAAAAATGGTAGATTAGATGACTTGATGGATCAAGATAGATACAATACCTGCTGTACAGTATCATACTAGTGAGGTACAGGTCCTAATGTCCCCTCTGGTATTGTGTTGAACTGACACATGATACTATATCTTACTTTTGCTGTGCTAGCATCAACAGACGTACCATATATCACCATGGTGCCATATCATACCAATCCACACCGCACCAATAAGTTGCCTGTATGGGCACTGAACCTAAACTTTAAACTTTTGATGACCTTGTGGTTAAGGTCGCTTTTGGAGATGGAATTTGTCACCCCCTAGAGAAATATCAACCAGAAGCATAGACCTCTCTGTGTGTGGGTGTCTTAAAGATGTGAAATTCCAAGCCTAGTTCATAGAGATGGTAAGAGATAGCAGAGGCTAAATTTTAAACTTTCGATGATGTTGTGGGTAAGTTGCTCTTGGAGCTGGTGTATCTCACCCCACCCCCCCACCCCAAATAGAATGCCAACCAGGAGCATGGACTTTTGCGTGTGTTAAGGATGTGAAATTCCCAGCTAGTTCATTGAGACAGTGAGAGATAGCAAATGTTCAACTTGAGATCATGAGAGATAGTAAAGGTTAAACAGCTTTGGATGACCTTGTGGCTAAGGTTTCTTTTGGAGCTGGAATTTCTCACCTCCTAGAGAAATGCTAACCAGAAGTATGGACTTGTGTGTGCATGTATGTGCATGTGTGTTAAGAATGTGAAATTCCTTGTTTTGTTGATTGCAAGTGCCTTGATCTGTTCTTCCAGAGATAGCATTACCAGCTGGCTTATCTTTTCCACAGATTTTAATATCTTGGTGAAGATTctactatttttctctctctccaaaTTCCCCAGCAAACAGCACCTTTCTGAACTTGgcctaatttatttatttatccattCAGAACACTAGGATCTTAGACTACCTGGCCTTCCTTTGATGTGTAGAATTTGCTTAAGATGAAGCCAAATAAGTCTGCTCAAGGCAgttaagaagaaggtgaagagttGTTTCGGGCTGCTAACTACAAAACAAACATCCACAAGTTCATATCTGATTGACCTTTGTCTCTTTATCCCTTGAAGG is part of the Elaeis guineensis isolate ETL-2024a chromosome 15, EG11, whole genome shotgun sequence genome and harbors:
- the LOC105057938 gene encoding uncharacterized protein isoform X2, with amino-acid sequence MASFPPNPPAVSPKTPLNFSLIPSMSEIMESSRAQGLRLRLRSLGPFFRVRAEGEGGAELGRAEGVIRPWLKGKVLHLDSMRMARETLAMDRSIFGLGLFLGAVAVRHGFDRGCTRAELLAINDSPLYHSKLVRFYTRMGFKVVHEVDGSSMGDLAHMLVWGGRGTRMDASIEELLMKWGKRFKPQSQYSSL
- the LOC105057938 gene encoding uncharacterized protein isoform X1 — translated: MASFPPNPPAVSPKTPLNFSLIPSMSEIMESSRAQGLRLRLRSLGPFFRVRAEGEGGAELGRAEGVIRPWLKGKVLHLDSMRMARETLAMDRSIFGLGLFLGAVAVRHGFDRGCTRAELLAINDSPLYHSKLVRFYTRMGFKVVHEVDGSSMGDLAHMLVWGGRGTRMDASIEELLMKWGKRSILSDKHNWLDTKSLLLKVIIKPCHL